The Tropicibacter oceani DNA segment GTCAAAGATCGACGGATCGATATCGAGACCCTTGAGTTCACCCTTGGCCGTGGCGGTCGCCTTGACCAGACCAGCGCCGGATTCGCCGGTGACCATCATGGTGTTCAGGTCTTCCTGAAGCTTGGTGACCTTTTCCTGCATGGCCTGCGCCTGCTTCATCATCTTGGCCATATCGCCAAGCTGGCCTAGTCCTTTGAGCATTGGTCTGTCTCCTGTGCGATGGGGCCAAAGGGC contains these protein-coding regions:
- a CDS encoding YbaB/EbfC family nucleoid-associated protein, producing MLKGLGQLGDMAKMMKQAQAMQEKVTKLQEDLNTMMVTGESGAGLVKATATAKGELKGLDIDPSIFDPNEKEVVEDLILAAIKDAQAKAQDRAQREMGKITEELGLPADMKLPF